GGAAGCCACAAACATCCCACAGGCAGCACGGCTCCGTTTGAATTCCACTCTTCCCAAACACCCAACAGGTTCCTAACAACTTTCAGCCAATTATCCCAAACGATCCCTTTCTCCAGGTAAAAGTTCTGTGCTGGGAAAAGCACATCCAAATTAAGGCACGCCACTAACGAACGGAACGCCAGGATTCgaggtggggatggggaaaCAGCAACCCTAAAAATACCAGGACAGCTCCCAAAAACTTTCTGAGTCCCAACATGCAACAGCCACcccaaagaaaccccaaaatcaggcCAATTAATCCATAATTCCATTGAAAAGTCGTTAGAGGAGCCGCTCCAGCTCCTTTCAACAGCCCAGGCTGGCGCCACTGGACATTTTTAGACAACAAGCAGCAACATGAGACAACGTGGACAATTTTGGACACCAAATTCCAAGTGCCAGATCAACCCCGGGCACGAGGGTCCCACCACAGGCTCCAAATGACAAAGGTTAAACACCTGAATTAGCCTAAAAGTCTCGGGATGAACAAGAGTCCTTTGGACCCAGAGGGTCTCCCGGGAAGGGATCATCCCACCAGGGTTAAGCTGAAGTAAACCAGGATTTACTCCCATCCCAGGAGCCATGTCTGGCAAAACACAACCTGGATTCCAAAGGAAATCCTCCATTCCTCACTAATTTTAGAAGGCTCAGCCACCGGCACCGTTTCAGCTGCAACAAGGGGAAGCtgttcctcagctgctccaggtgggcACGGGCAGAACTCGCTCAAAAAAGGTTTGCTCTGTTGTCCCTGCTCAAAAAAGCCACCATTTTTAGCTTTGCCTCCAATCCGACCGTTGCTTGGAGGGTGCTCCATGCCAGATGTCTGCTCCTTccaccccagagctggcaaaGTTTACAGAGCCCCTGAATCCTTCGCCAAGGAAgtctaaaaatgtaaaaatagcGTTGAGAACCAGCGGGAAACGGGTGTGGGGGGAGAaacccagcagggacagagtgACTTCTCAGGAGAGGCGATAAAGCCGGAGGCCCTGGCGGGATCAAGGGGGTGGGTTGGTGAAATTCCCCATCCAAAGGAGAACCAGAGTTCCCGGCCATTAGGCTGCTCCCCCTTCCCTGGCTCCTTCCTCCTGGCAGAAAatggggtcagggcaagggccgCCCGAGGGGAGAGAATTCCAGGGGTAAAAGCAAGACGAGGCTCGGTAACTAGGAAAAACAGcattaataataacaaaaataataataaagaaggTACAGAAAAATGGCCCCGCGGGGAGGCCGGGACACGTCCGCACGCTCCGCCCGGCTCCCCCCGCGCACCCCCGGGCAGGGACGGGACAGGGAAGGGGACACGGGCAGGGGCAAGGGGGACACAGCCCCCGAGCCGACCCGCCACccccggcgcggccgctcctgccgctcccgccgcccgctCTCCGCCCTCCCCGCGCTCCCTGCCCGCCctccccgcgcccgccccggccgcggCCATCACGCAAGGCCGGGGATGCGCGGCCTACCCCGGACCGGCGGGAGGACGGCGGGAAGGAGAAGGGCGGCGGGACAGGGAAAGGGCAGGGGCGAGGGAATGGGAAGGGGAACGGGAAGGGCAAGGGGAAGGGGCAGCGGCCCGGCTGCCGGCGGTCGCGCGGTGCCGGCGGGCCCGAGGCCGCGGAGGGCCCGCGCTTACTCCGGCGTGGGGTGCTCCGGGTCGTAGAAATCCCCCATGGTGGGtgggcgggcgcggggctccGCAAGTGCCCCCTGGCCGGGGAGGCCCCGCTCGCCCCGTCGGGGCTCCTCACATGGTCCGGCGGGGCCCCCCCGCCACCCgcgcccagcccggcccggccccgccgcgaTCCGCCCCGGCCGCCGGCTCCTCCTCCCGCGGCACCGCGCAGCGCCGGGAGCCCTCCGGGAGCGGCCGCCGAGCCCCGCGACACGCCGGCATCGGGCCCGGGATGTCGCCGCGATcagccgcggccccgccgggagTTTGCTCGGCACACAGCGGGATCGGCCCCCGAGATCGCCGCGGCCACAGCgggcaccgggaccgggatcggcCGCGGTGCCACCGGGATCCCACCGGGATCAGCCGCAGCACCACCGGGACTTTCTTGGGACCATATTGGGATCATTCCAGGGATCGCCGAGGGCACGCCAGAATCAGcctgggtgtcactgggatCCCACCGGGATCCAGGAAGGGGTCAGCGGGGCACAGCGGGATCAGCCGCGGGACTGCCGGGATGTCCTCCAGGTCAGCCCTGCACCAGCAGGAGCTCCTCAGGATCACGCCTGGGTCACTCCCAGGATCAGCCATCGGATCCAGGACCATACCAGGCTCACCCTTAGGATCACCAGGCCCACAGCAGGTTCGGCCACGCAATTCTTGGGATCTCAGCGAGATTCCCCTGGGGCCATGCCAGGACTGGCTGCAGGATCTCCTTGGGACCACCCCTGGAATTCTCAGGATCTCACCAGGAGCAGATGGGAAATCACCGGGGCCATGCCAGGATGAGCTGCAGGACTGCCGGGATCACCAGGGCTACACCTGGATCActcagggaaaggcaggaactTACGCGATCTTTCAGCATCCCACTGGGATCACCCCCAGGATCACAGAGATCTCCCCAGGAGCACACCAGGATCAGCAGCACGCCCAGGATCACACCCTGAGATCACACCTGGACACCAGCACCCCTTGGCACCAGATCCCTGGGGCTCTTCCAGGCCCCATTTCCCCTAAAAATCACTAAAacccttctttttcctttcacaggtCATTTCCCATCTTCCCAGTCCCTGGGAGAGCCCCTCCATGGAATGGTGCCGGAGCACTTCAGGAGACCCAGCTGCTTCTGGGATGCCTGTTCACATGGAATCCTCCAAACCACATTTACAGCTTCCGATATTGAGATTTCTGGGATTTTCCCAGATTTGGGAGCATGGTGTGGGCAggagggacccacagggatgaGGTGGGAAGCAGAGGAGGGGTGGATATAGGGAAGGACAAAGGAAGGTTTAGTTCCAGTCCTGTGGAAGCTTTTCCTGGGaaatccagcctggcctgaATTCCCAGCAGCTTTTGGAACCTCTGGAACTGGATCATTACAAGGAAAAGGTGATTTCTGGGATGTTCTCCAATGCCCTCCCAGGGGCCAGGTGCTGTTACGGGGACAGAAGGAAGCTCCAACAGATTCAAGCAAACTGAGCACCGTGGATCCATTCACTTTGCCAGTTCTCCATGGAACTGGGGGTGGCctggggaaaatctgggatgcATGAATTTGGGATGCTCCTGCCATGGCTGGCGCTGGTTTTGGCAGCGGGATGTTCCCGACAGCTGGGGGCTGTTGACTTTGGGGCTTTCAGCATTCTCCTTccagatcccaaatccttctgagggagctggaggggctcatcctggagaagaggaggctcggGGGGCACCTCCTGGCTCCTGCAATTCCCTGGAAGAAGGCTGGAGCCAGGAggggccaggctctgctcccagggaacaggacaAGAGCGAACGGCCTCAAGGGCAGGTTCAGGTGGATATTGGGAATGTTCCTCTTGGAAAAGGCTCTCCAGCCGTGgcccagctgcccagggcaggggtggaatcCCCATCGCCGGAGGGATTgaaaagccctgtggatgtggcacttggggacatggggcagtgctgggcttggcagtgctgaggaatggttggacttgatcttggagggcttttccaaccaaaaccattccatgattccctaGAAAGGAATCTTTGTTTcattcccttctccaggcagatCCAACAGGCCAAGCCGTGACTTGTTGCTCCAATGGGAACAacaggagagctgcagctcaAGCACCAGGAAAGAGGGAATCAGGAGCAGCCTGCATTATCCACAGCAGCCTCTGTGCTGTgatcctgccttttccaggggcTCAGGAAAACAAGTGGTGCTGCTGGAACCTCCTGGCTGGTGTCCTGTCCAAACAGCGGCATCGATTCCCAGTAACTCCCTGCCTGCCCAAAGGTTGCGTGGTtcacttttcctgctgtttatttttataaatcGATGGTGGACGCGAGCAGGAGGCACTTCCTGAGGTGCCATTCctttgggaatgctgggatCCAGGCTATGTGAggggcaggaaggacagggctttcttcttcccagcagCCGGGACCAGTCCGGGTTTCCTGTGCATTTTCCGGAGGGCCGCCATGGTCCTGTTGAAGGTTTGCTGGGAACAGGGAACACAAAGGGATCactgagctcagctcagctgtCAGAGCACAGTTCTCACCTGTAAAAACtttcttcctgaaaaataaaaccaaatgcCTTCTCAGACTTTCCAAGTGGTGCTGGAAAGAGCTGGGAAAATCCCCATTAGGCCAGCATTGCTCTGCTGAGAGCAGATCCCAAGGAGGGGATAGGAATCCCTAGGAAATTCTCCAGGGCACTGAAAAGATGTTTGAGATGTtttcatggaatcccagaattaTTTCAGTTGGACCTAAAGGCTTATCCCAACCCACCCCATTCCATGAACAGAAACAACTTCCattatcccaggctgctccaaaccaaatccatcctggccttgcacactcccagggatccaggggcagccacagctgctctgggaatttcATTCCAGtctctctccacccttccagccaggaattccttcccaatatcccatccatccctgccctctggcagtgggaagccattccctgtgtcctgcccctctatcccttgtccttctccagctctttagggcctggaagggctctgagctctctctggagccttctccaggctgaacattcccagctctctctgGGTGAATTTGTTCTgtccaggctggacagggcttggagcaccctgggatagtgg
This sequence is a window from Anomalospiza imberbis isolate Cuckoo-Finch-1a 21T00152 chromosome 1, ASM3175350v1, whole genome shotgun sequence. Protein-coding genes within it:
- the LOC137465043 gene encoding collagen alpha-1(I) chain-like, with the protein product MVRRGPPATRAQPGPAPPRSAPAAGSSSRGTAQRREPSGSGRRAPRHAGIGPGMSPRSAAAPPGVCSAHSGIGPRDRRGHSGHRDRDRPRCHRDPTGISRSTTGTFLGPYWDHSRDRRGHARISLGVTGIPPGSRKGSAGHSGISRGTAGMSSRSALHQQELLRITPGSLPGSAIGSRTIPGSPLGSPGPQQVRPRNSWDLSEIPLGPCQDWLQDLLGTTPGILRISPGADGKSPGPCQDELQDCRDHQGYTWITQGKAGTYAIFQHPTGITPRITEISPGAHQDQQHAQDHTLRSHLDTSTPWHQIPGALPGPISPKNH